The Xanthomonas sp. DAR 80977 nucleotide sequence ACATCCAGGCCGACGCGCGCGGCCCAGTAGCGTTGCAGCAGGCCGGCGAGCACGCTGAGCAGGCACAAGGCCGCCGCCACCGTTGCACCGGCGTTGCCGTACCACGCACCCAGCAGCAAGGCGACGGCGAGCAGCGCCAGCGACAGCCGATCCAGCGGCGCGGCCTGCCTCAACAGCGCCGCCATCGTGCGCAGCTGCAGCGGCGTGCTCATGCCGGCACTCCCAGTGCCTGCCGCGATACGGCCGGCGCGGCGCAGGCGGCGGCAATGGCGTGGCGTTGCGCAGGGCCCAGCACGATCCGCGTCGCGCGCGTGCGCAACAGCGCGAGCGCGGCGTCCAGATTCTCGGCGCGACCGCTATGCAGCAGCCAGGTGGCGACCGCGGCGGCGCTGCGCGAATAGCCCAGCGCGCAGCACACCAGCACCGGACCGTGGCGGCGTGCGGCCTCGATCGCGGCCGCGGCCTCGCGCAGTGCAACTGCGGGCGGCGCGACCAGGTCCAGCATCGGCACGCAGCGATCATGCGCGCCGGCATCGCGCAACGACAGTTCGGCGCAGACGTCGACCACTGCGGCGAAGGCCACGCGCTCGCCGCGGCCGGGAAGCCGCCCCAGCCAGACGCCGTCGGCGATCTCGCGTGGCGCCGGATCGCGCCGGGTCCAGGCGCGCGCGTTGAGCCAGGCCGCGGCCAGGTAGGGCGCGTACAGCCAGCGCGCGGCCAGGCTGAGGCGGCCGTCGGCGCGCTTCTGCAGGCCGGGCGCGCCGAGCAGCGCGTAGTCGAACGCGACCAGCAGCAGCGACAGCGCCGGCCACAGCAGCCACCATCCTGCGCCGCCGACACCCCAGGCCAGCGCGACGCAGGCGGCGCTGCCGAACAGATAGGCGCCAGCCAGCCGCCAGCGCACCGGATCGCGCGCCAGCGCCAGCGCGCTCCACGGCGGCGCGATGCGCTGCGGCCACAGCCACACGCACAGCCAGCCGGCGGCCAGGCCGGTGGGAATGTCCAGGAAGTGGTGCTGGTAGGTGGTCAGCACCGACACCCCGATCAGCGCGAACCAGGCGTGCAGCAGGCCGCGCGCGAGCCCATGCAGGTGCTGTGCGTAGCGCACCCACAACACCACCAGCAGCACGATGTGCAGCGACGGCGCCTGGTTGAACGGCTTGTCGAAGCCGAGCAGCACCGCGAACAGCCAGCCGAACACGCCGTCGCTGGGCGGCCGCTCGAAGCTGAAACGCAGCGGCCACAGCAGGAAACAGCTCACCGCCAGCAGCTGCGCGGTCAGCAGCCGCCGGGCATGGGTGTCCAGCTCGGCGCGCGTGCGGCAGACGAAGAACGAGGCCACGTAGAACAGGTCGATCGACCAGTACGGCACGATCGTCCACGGCCAGAACGGGATCTGCGTTTCCCACGCGAACGGCAGCGACGGCACGTGCGCACGGCGCGCGGCCAGCGTGTTGGCCAGGCCGTAGCTGAGGAAGAAGAACGGCCCGAGCAGCGCCAGCCACGCCAGCGCACGCCGCCATGGCCGCGGCGCCGGCTCGCTCACGGCGCGATCCGCTGCGCCAGCGACACGGTGAAGATGCCCCATGCGTCGATGCGCTGTTCGAGCTTGCGGAAGCCGGCCGCGCGCACCAGTTCGTCCATCTCCTGCTGGGTGCGGCGGCGCATCACCCAGGCCGCGCCGCCACGGTGGCTGGTCAGCGCGCGGGCGATGAACTCCAGCTGCGGGTGCCAGGGCTGGCCGGTGTAGGCGAGATAGCCGCCCGGCTCGACCGCCGCGGCCACGCCCTGCAGCGAGCGCAGCACCTGGTCGTTGTCGGGGAACAGTTCGTACAGGCCGGACACCACCGCCAGCGTCGGCCGCGGCTGCAGCGCGGCCAGCGCGTCGCGGTCGAAGGCGTCGCCCTGCTCGAAGCGGGCGATGTCGGCGGCGCCGAGCTCGGCGATCAGCGCGCGCCCGCGTTCCACGTTCAAGGCGCTGAAATCGCGCAGCACGATCGCATCGGCGCGCTGTTCGCCGCCGGCCAGCGCTTCGAGCACATAGCGGCCGTGGCCGGCGGCGATGTCGAGCACCCGCACCGGCGCACCGGCGGCGCGCAGGCGCTGCATCGCCAGGCGCAGCAGTTCGTGCAGATGGGTGCGGCGCACGCGGATGCCGCGCCAGCCGATCGCATCGAGATAATTGCGGTCGATGAAGCGCCCCAGCGGTCCCTTGCCGGCGGCGCGGTCGCGGTAGATGTAGTCCAGCGTGCTGCCGGAATCGAAGCCGGTCTGCAGGCCCAGCGCCACGCCCTCGGACAGCGTGCCGCCGAAGCGCAGGTTGGCGCGCACGAAGCGCCAGCGCAGGTCCTGCACGCTGTACTTCTGCGGCGGCCAGGCCAGCCGCTCGGCCTCCTCGAAGGTCGGCCCGCGCCGGTGCGCCTGCAGCAGGCTGGGCAGCGCCGGGGCCTCGGCGAAGCGCTCGCGCACGAAGCGGCGGATCTGCGCCAGCGCCGGCGCGCGGTCGCGCTCGCCCAGGGTGTCGTGGAAGAACCCGGGCAGCAGGTGGCGCTCCTTCACCGGCGAGGACAGCCGCTCGTAGAAACGGTCCTGCGGGCCGCGGTGCACGACGAAGTCGTCGCCGGACACCAGCAACTGCACCGGCACGGTGATCGCCTGCGCGTCGCCGACCACGCGGTCGGCCGCGGCGTACACGCCCAGCAGCACCCGCACCGAGATCGGCCGGGTGATCAGCGGATCGTCGCGGTAGCTGGCCACGCGCGCCGGGTCGTGGGTGAGCCATTGCGGCTTGACGTAGCTGTTGACGAAGAAATTGCCGCGCAGCTTGTGCAGCAGCGCCAGCCCCGGCCGCGCGAACGGCACGTACAGCTTGACCTTGAACGCCGGCGAGGCCAGCACCAGCGCGCGCAGCGGCGGCGCGTAGTCGTGCACCCAGGTGCTGGCGATCACCGCGCCCACGCTCTGCGCGATCACCACGATGTCCTGCACCGCGATGCCGTGGGTGTCGCCGATGTGGGCGATGAAGCGGTCCAGGTCGCGCACCAGCGCCGGGAAGCCGGGCGCATCGCCGCGCACGCCGGGCGAGCGGCCGTTGCCGCGCGCATCCCAGGCGAACATCGCGCACTCGTCCAGGCCCAGCTCCTCGGCCAGGTGCAGCACCCGCCCCGAATGCTCGTGGCCGCGGTGCAGCAGCACCACCGCGCGTGGCGGCGCTGCGGGCGCCGTCGCCGGCCAGTGCCGGTAGAACAACCGTGTTCCGTCGAAACTGCAAAACTCGCTTTCGCTGACCTGCCGCATCCGTTGCCGATTCCCTTGCCGTCGCCGTGAGTGTCGCTACCGCTTCTTCCGTGTCGTTGCCGTGGCCGCCGCCGCGCGGTTCAGCGCGATGCCGCCTCGCGCAGGCCGGCGGCCACGCGCCGCACGACCGTCGCCGCGCACAGCGCCGCCAGCACGATCGCGAACCCGTCCACCGTCTTCGCCCCCACCCAGCCACCGGCCAGCAGCAACCCCAGCAGGCCGATGGCGAAGGCGCGGTCGCTCTTGCCCATCGGCCCGTCGTAGCGCCTGCCGGCGCCGACC carries:
- a CDS encoding phosphatase PAP2/dual specificity phosphatase family protein, with translation MSEPAPRPWRRALAWLALLGPFFFLSYGLANTLAARRAHVPSLPFAWETQIPFWPWTIVPYWSIDLFYVASFFVCRTRAELDTHARRLLTAQLLAVSCFLLWPLRFSFERPPSDGVFGWLFAVLLGFDKPFNQAPSLHIVLLVVLWVRYAQHLHGLARGLLHAWFALIGVSVLTTYQHHFLDIPTGLAAGWLCVWLWPQRIAPPWSALALARDPVRWRLAGAYLFGSAACVALAWGVGGAGWWLLWPALSLLLVAFDYALLGAPGLQKRADGRLSLAARWLYAPYLAAAWLNARAWTRRDPAPREIADGVWLGRLPGRGERVAFAAVVDVCAELSLRDAGAHDRCVPMLDLVAPPAVALREAAAAIEAARRHGPVLVCCALGYSRSAAAVATWLLHSGRAENLDAALALLRTRATRIVLGPAQRHAIAAACAAPAVSRQALGVPA
- a CDS encoding bifunctional alpha/beta hydrolase/class I SAM-dependent methyltransferase, which produces MRQVSESEFCSFDGTRLFYRHWPATAPAAPPRAVVLLHRGHEHSGRVLHLAEELGLDECAMFAWDARGNGRSPGVRGDAPGFPALVRDLDRFIAHIGDTHGIAVQDIVVIAQSVGAVIASTWVHDYAPPLRALVLASPAFKVKLYVPFARPGLALLHKLRGNFFVNSYVKPQWLTHDPARVASYRDDPLITRPISVRVLLGVYAAADRVVGDAQAITVPVQLLVSGDDFVVHRGPQDRFYERLSSPVKERHLLPGFFHDTLGERDRAPALAQIRRFVRERFAEAPALPSLLQAHRRGPTFEEAERLAWPPQKYSVQDLRWRFVRANLRFGGTLSEGVALGLQTGFDSGSTLDYIYRDRAAGKGPLGRFIDRNYLDAIGWRGIRVRRTHLHELLRLAMQRLRAAGAPVRVLDIAAGHGRYVLEALAGGEQRADAIVLRDFSALNVERGRALIAELGAADIARFEQGDAFDRDALAALQPRPTLAVVSGLYELFPDNDQVLRSLQGVAAAVEPGGYLAYTGQPWHPQLEFIARALTSHRGGAAWVMRRRTQQEMDELVRAAGFRKLEQRIDAWGIFTVSLAQRIAP